The following nucleotide sequence is from Trifolium pratense cultivar HEN17-A07 linkage group LG2, ARS_RC_1.1, whole genome shotgun sequence.
CTACAGCTTTGTTTGTCTTTATAGAATTAACTTATTTCCTTATTTGTATTCATGTAATCATTGACAACATAATTGTAGGATCAAATTGATCCACCTCTATGTATATTTAAACACATCATGTGAATGAATAATATAACACATTCTTGATGATTTCTAACTTCCTATACTTTGTGTGACATTATAAATGATAATTATACCATTGTTTCATATGCAATCTCAACTAGTTCATGcaaaatcaaactctttttTACCAAATAGACAGTcatagaaaaatagaaaaataatatattaaattttacaaGTTGAATGCAGTGAATATTTctattttgaatttcttaatGTAAATatatcttaaaataaattacaaagttGGATCATGACTTTTAACTAGTCCTTAAAGGAatttaaatatagaaaaattacattaataaaataatatattgatttttacAAAGTTAAATGTagtgaatatttttatttggaaTTTTTTAACACATGCTTAATGACACATGTTAGCTTTTTCCTTTTAAAGCATGTCCGGACTCCGGAGACAAGCGAAACAAACGCATACTTCTCTCCATTTTTAGTTCAGTGATACGTCGAACCGTTGCATTATATTTGTTCACGTTTTCAAGGCCAGCTACTTTGTTATAGAATTGATATTGGAGCGTTGCAAGTTGCTCCAACTTTGCAATCTTATGATCCAAGTCACCGACATATACTCGATTTAGTTTTTCTATTACATCGTTCGCAATTTTCTCAAGAAGTTCAGATTCCATCCTGTAGGTAATATAATGATCATGGTAAGAGTTAATGTACtgagaaattataaaaaaaaaactaacaatatatatatatactccctccataACTTTGGCCCTTCATTATGTTATACatatatatcatttaaaaaaaaaaaaaagaatatgaagaGATAGTTACCTGTTGACAGAGCAAACCCAACCAGACAGATTAGCTGCTTCTCTCAAAGCCTCCCTCCACTTTTGCACCTTCGCCAAATTTCCCTGAAATCGTTCCTCATGTTTAACGAATGCCTCCTCATAACTTCCCGTTTGGTTGCGCACATGGGAGGCttcaatatcataaaaaataggCAAAACAATTTGCCCCTTCATCTTCTTACATTCAAGTATTTTCACAAGCTCGTCTAAACACCACTTAGAGTTTCCGTAGTTTTTGGAAAAAACAACGACGGAAAGTTGTGCCTCCTCAATGGCCCTAAGAAGCGAGGACGATATCTCATCCCCTCTTTGAAGATTGTAGTCTATATATGTTCCGACTTCAAGTCTAGTCAAAGTGGCGTGGAGATGGCTAGTGAAGTTGTAGCGGGTATCCTCGCCTCTAAAGCTAAGAAATACTTCATGCGTTTGTTGAGGAGTAGAGGAAGAGGTTGACCATGCCATGTTTATTGGCTAGCTAGCTAGGCAGCTTAATTAATTTTAAGGGAAATGTAACTCTTGCTTAGTGTGAATTTGAGTACAATACGTGATGTTCATTTTATAACAATAGTTATAGTTATATATAgttactagaacatcgacccgtgcggtgcacatatctgattagctgtaagatatataatgattaaataagatatgataatttcaataatgtaagaaaaaagttgagtaacattaaacgatagttcaacaataattttgaacaaatattcatacaaagaaaattatgttatattacggaagacttccttatagaccacattcgaagtcttagtcgtatcttcaccgtcgtcatcgatgatcaatatttttaatcattttctagaagtaactcttgaaattgcaacatacaactgaccatgtgaaaacactggcgacgaaagatatatcccaacatgctttaaagattgtctctgactcttattaatagtcatcgcaaaagaaatcattataggaaattgtctccgttgaaatttaaaagaaattatcaCGTTAGATGGT
It contains:
- the LOC123904396 gene encoding disease resistance protein RPV1-like, encoding MAWSTSSSTPQQTHEVFLSFRGEDTRYNFTSHLHATLTRLEVGTYIDYNLQRGDEISSSLLRAIEEAQLSVVVFSKNYGNSKWCLDELVKILECKKMKGQIVLPIFYDIEASHVRNQTGSYEEAFVKHEERFQGNLAKVQKWREALREAANLSGWVCSVNRMESELLEKIANDVIEKLNRVYVGDLDHKIAKLEQLATLQYQFYNKVAGLENVNKYNATVRRITELKMERSMRLFRLSPESGHALKGKS